A stretch of the Kazachstania africana CBS 2517 chromosome 12, complete genome genome encodes the following:
- the PCM1 gene encoding phosphoacetylglucosamine mutase PCM1 (similar to Saccharomyces cerevisiae PCM1 (YEL058W); ancestral locus Anc_6.11): MFDITQLEPAFIKYCTTRNHSYTYGTAGFRANASTLDTVMFTTGIVAILRSLVLQGKYIGVMITASHNPPQDNGVKIVEPSGAMLIESWEQIATDLANIASHGNFTAFVMHLSQVIAKLNIDETTTPRLIVGHDSRESSPYLMECLQAAAPVFDTIVINHTLITTPQLHYLTMLQNDVVTEVDYYKFFSTSWNNLFSLYPDLNLTFNNLIVDGANGVGSVQFSKFLPYLPQLATLTTIINDKHNVPQMLNVDCGADFVKTNQKLPNGIVNPNPSDLYASFDGDADRIVFYYVDNNKKFHLLDGDKISTILTKCLISMLRESELLNDINLGVVQTAYANGSSTKYITKSLKVPVECTKTGVKHLHHIAESKFDIGIYFEANGHGTVLFSNKFYEVLQKAIDNGSSSEKIHKARLSLFYFSKLINQTVGDSMADLLAVIATLSILQLSPSDWDTEYQDLPNLLTKCTVLNRFVFKTTDMERKLTSPSGLQEKIDAAVSKYDSGRSFVRASGTEDAVRIYAEAKTKAEVEALSKEVTQLVENS; encoded by the coding sequence atgtTCGACATCACTCAATTGGAACCTGCTTTCATCAAGTATTGCACCACTAGAAACCATTCTTACACCTACGGTACTGCCGGTTTTCGTGCTAATGCTTCCACTCTCGATACGGTCATGTTCACCACAGGTATCGTCGCCATCCTAAGATCATTGGTCTTACAAGGCAAATACATCGGTGTAATGATCACGGCTTCCCACAATCCTCCTCAGGATAACGGTGTCAAGATCGTAGAACCAAGTGGTGCCATGTTAATCGAATCATGGGAGCAAATTGCCACAGATCTGGCCAATATCGCTTCGCATGGTAACTTCACCGCTTTTGTCATGCATCTCTCACAGGTCATTGCAAAGCTCAATATCGATGAAACCACAACTCCTCGTCTCATTGTGGGCCATGACTCTCGTGAGTCTTCTCCATACTTAATGGAATGTCTCCAAGCTGCCGCTCCGGTGTTTGATACCATTGTAATCAACCATACTTTAATCACTACTCCTCAATTACATTATTTAACAATGCTCCAAAATGATGTTGTCACAGAAGTCGATTATTACAAATTCTTCTCCACAAGTTGGAATAATTTATTCTCTTTGTACCCAGATCTCAATCtcactttcaataatttgattgttGATGGGGCAAATGGTGTCGGTAGCGTACAATTTAGTAAATTTTTACCATATTTACCACAATTAGCAACTTTAACAACAATTATTAACGACAAACATAACGTTCCACAGATGTTAAATGTCGATTGTGGCGCTGATTTCGTAAAAACTAACCAGAAGTTACCAAATGGTATAGTCAACCCAAATCCATCGGATTTGTACGCTTCATTCGATGGTGATGCTGACAGAATCGTCTTCTATTACGTCGATAACAATAAGAAATTCCATTTATTGGATGGTGACAAAATTTCCACTATCTTAACTAAATGTCTAATTTCCATGCTAAGGGAATCCGAATTGTTAAACGATATCAATCTAGGTGTCGTACAAACAGCTTACGCAAATGGTTCATCTACCAAATACATTACTAAATCCTTAAAAGTGCCCGTCGAATGCACAAAGACTGGTGTCaaacatcttcatcatatCGCAGAATCCAAATTCGATATCGGCATCTATTTTGAAGCTAACGGTCATGGTACAGTACTTTTCTCTAACAAATTCTATGAAGTCTTACAAAAGGCAATCGACAATGGCTCTTCGagtgaaaaaattcacAAAGCTAGATTATCATTATTCTACTTCAGTAAATTAATCAACCAAACAGTTGGTGATTCAATGGCAGATTTATTAGCCGTAATTGCCACTCTGTCGATCTTACAATTGTCTCCAAGCGATTGGGATACTGAATATCAAgatttaccaaatttattaacaaAATGTACCGTCCTCAATAGATTTGTCTTCAAGACTACCGACATGGAGCGTAAACTGACCTCTCCATCAGGtcttcaagaaaagattgaCGCCGCTGTCTCAAAATACGATTCCGGTAGATCTTTCGTTAGAGCTAGTGGTACTGAAGATGCTGTCAGAATTTATGCTGAAGCAAAAACTAAGGCTGAAGTAGAAGCTTTATCAAAAGAAGTTACCCAATTAGTAGAAAACTCATAG
- the SOM1 gene encoding Som1p (similar to Saccharomyces cerevisiae SOM1 (YEL059C-A); ancestral locus Anc_6.12) codes for MAPMIRVMDGDAAEREVKGAEGCQLYSLVQYNCEYRVGGTLECFPFKRMFLECLDKSGKLKRVETRSGSCK; via the coding sequence ATGGCGCCAATGATTCGAGTAATGGATGGCGATGCTGCTGAAAGGGAAGTGAAGGGTGCAGAAGGGTGTCAGTTATATTCGTTAGTGCAATATAATTGTGAGTACCGCGTTGGTGGGACGTTGGAGTGCTTCCCCTTCAAGAGAATGTTTCTTGAGTGTCTGGACAAGAGTGGGAAGCTGAAGAGAGTGGAGACCAGGAGTGGTTCATGTAAATAG